One Pseudoliparis swirei isolate HS2019 ecotype Mariana Trench chromosome 4, NWPU_hadal_v1, whole genome shotgun sequence genomic window carries:
- the rrad gene encoding GTP-binding protein RAD translates to MTLNKGDKLRNMDRRRGSVPFPMNLPNLHRRSMPVDDRDLRATIPQTGQNAELSNLLRCTSYSPNEQHRGSCASDSSDSVISTGSEAESPVYKVVLLGEHGVGKSSLARVFGGVEDACHDWDEAGNTYDRSIVVDEEESSIVLYDIWEQDNSLWLQDQCMRMGDAYIIVYSVTDKSSFEKASELRIQLRRARQSENIPIILVGNKSDLVRSREVSVDEGSACAVVFDCKFIETSASLHHNVHDLFEGIVRQIRLRKDSKEENARRMANCRRRESIGKKAKRFLGRMVARKNKKMAFRQKSKSCHDLTVL, encoded by the exons ATGACTTTAAACAAAGGAGACAAATTGCGGAACATGgacaggagacgaggaagcgTGCCGTTCCCCATGAATCTACCGAACCTACACCGGAGAAGCATGCCGGTGGACGACCGCGACCTGCGCGCCACGATTCCACAGACTGGGCAGAACGCCGAGCTGTCCAACCTCCTGCGCTGCACGTCCTATTCCCCGAACGAGCAGCACCGCGGCAGCTGCGCGTCGGACTCCTCCGACTCCGTCATCTCCACCGGCAGCGAGGCGGAGTCCCCGGTGTACAAGGTGGTTCTCCTCGGGGAGCACGGCGTCGGCAAGTCGAGCCTCGCGCGCGTCTTTGGAGGAGTCGAGGATGCTTGTCACGACTGGGATGAAGCAG GAAACACTTATGACAGATCTATCGTGGTGGATGAAGAAGAGTCCTCCATTGTGTTGTATGACATCTGGGAACAA GACAACAGCCTGTGGCTGCAGGATCAGTGCATGAGGATGGGAGATGCCTACATCATCGTGTATTCAGTGACAGACAAGTCAAGCTTTGAGAAGGCGTCAGAGCTGCGTATTCAGCTCCGCCGGGCCAGGCAGTCCGAGAACATTCCCATAATCCTTGTGGGCAACAAGAGTGACCTGGTGCGGTCCAGAGAGGTGTCTGTCGATG AGGGAAGTGCCTGTGCAGTGGTATTTGACTGCAAGTTCATCGAGACGTCTGCGTCGCTTCACCACAATGTGCATGATCTATTCGAGGGCATCGTCAGACAGATCCGCTTGAGGAAAGACAGCAAGGAGGAGAATGCACGACGCATGGCCAACTGCAGGCGCAGAGAGAGCATCGGCAAGAAGGCCAAGCGGTTTCTGGGCCGCATGGTTGCACGCAAGAACAAGAAGATGGCGTTTCGGCAGAAGTCAAAGTCCTGCCATGACCTAACAGTCCTCTGA